In Burkholderia contaminans, the following proteins share a genomic window:
- a CDS encoding TonB-dependent receptor: protein MKQRVLALAIKRIVWAELALTAVLAPPAFAQSQPAPGAVAIADAVASGAPVTVAQAGGTAGAAASTAAPAAPDASADATPAAPAADGQGKVAQIKRFEVTGSLIRQADKTGFQQVQTITPKEIQASGAVTVADFLRDAAANSANSWGEGQSGNFAAGAAGIALRGLSEKYTLVLVDGQRVAPYAFFSNSVDSFFDLNTIPLNDIERIEIVKTGAVSQYGSDAIGGVVNIITKHNFRGLQLDGSLGSAINAGNGDGTMKFGVLGGFGDLNADRFNVTAALSYYKSNGFTLADRDSTRNQDFTGKPGGFSLLAPSYWNMPDGSAQALSGGCPFGGSVRPAASNSLSAGLPGTVCGYNTAESTSILPMTERLNAKLHGDFKIDDKTTAFADFMESYNTTTTNDGLWNNVIGNSQNPALVWNPQTKLLSPFNYTVPASNPYNTTGAATPLTYAFPNTVAQKTWANYWRAAAGIKGSFTLPYGDWDWATSVSHSQSTVSNVFTNQLNVNALNNIYQNGTLNFANPAATPNAFNGLYQEANNLGISKLDTIDATLSTPNLFHLPAGDVGIGFGAQFTHQSETLTPGSEYLSGAVITPDLETVDGQRNVAAIYYQINIPIIENLTFSQAGRYDHYTDVGGAFSPRFALRYQPIKALTLYTSYNRGFRAPTFVEDSKSQTLGIQVDPATGQNYTSITVGNPNLAPERTRNLNIGFQVSPSRYTDLGFDWYKIRIDNVIGQGKPSQVVTDPTTGQLLYKVIPYQNLGYLDTNGFEGTFRQGLPLKGWGTLTLSGDWAYVNSYKIGFPGAAPVNGAGNNFTITQPFGGSFPRWRGNTTLDWNYRKFDAALTWQFTGPYAQNLMPEPSKVGSYSQFNLMVTYTGFKNWTIYGGIDNLFNRTPPYDPIFANGTLSQSGYDTSVYSYIGRFAQVGATYKF from the coding sequence ATGAAGCAGAGAGTGTTGGCGTTGGCCATCAAGAGGATAGTCTGGGCGGAACTCGCGCTGACGGCCGTACTGGCGCCGCCGGCGTTCGCCCAGAGCCAGCCGGCGCCGGGCGCCGTCGCGATCGCGGATGCGGTCGCGAGCGGCGCGCCCGTGACCGTTGCACAGGCGGGCGGCACGGCGGGTGCTGCCGCAAGCACCGCAGCGCCCGCGGCGCCTGATGCGTCGGCCGACGCGACGCCTGCCGCACCCGCCGCGGACGGGCAGGGCAAGGTCGCGCAGATCAAGCGGTTCGAAGTGACGGGCTCGCTGATCCGGCAAGCCGACAAGACGGGCTTCCAGCAGGTGCAGACGATCACGCCGAAGGAAATCCAGGCCAGCGGCGCGGTGACCGTCGCCGACTTCCTGCGCGATGCGGCAGCCAACTCGGCGAACAGCTGGGGCGAAGGGCAGTCGGGCAACTTCGCGGCGGGCGCGGCCGGCATTGCACTGCGCGGCCTCTCGGAGAAGTACACGCTCGTGCTGGTCGACGGCCAGCGCGTCGCGCCGTATGCATTCTTCTCGAACAGCGTCGATTCGTTCTTCGACCTCAACACGATCCCGCTCAACGACATCGAGCGGATCGAAATCGTGAAGACGGGCGCCGTGTCGCAGTACGGTTCGGACGCGATCGGCGGTGTCGTCAACATCATCACGAAACACAATTTCCGCGGGCTGCAGCTCGACGGCAGCCTCGGCAGCGCGATCAACGCCGGCAACGGCGACGGCACGATGAAGTTCGGCGTGCTCGGCGGCTTCGGCGACCTGAACGCCGACCGCTTCAACGTGACGGCCGCGCTCAGCTACTACAAGTCGAACGGCTTCACGCTGGCCGACCGCGATTCCACGCGCAACCAGGACTTCACGGGCAAGCCGGGCGGCTTCTCGCTGCTCGCGCCGTCCTACTGGAACATGCCCGACGGCAGTGCGCAGGCGCTGAGCGGCGGCTGCCCGTTCGGCGGCTCGGTTCGTCCGGCCGCGTCGAATTCGCTGTCGGCCGGGTTGCCGGGCACCGTCTGCGGGTACAACACGGCGGAAAGCACGTCGATCCTGCCGATGACCGAGCGCCTGAACGCGAAGCTCCATGGTGACTTCAAGATCGACGACAAGACGACCGCGTTCGCCGACTTCATGGAGAGCTACAACACGACCACGACCAACGACGGCCTGTGGAACAACGTGATCGGCAACTCGCAGAACCCGGCGCTCGTCTGGAATCCGCAGACGAAGCTGCTGTCGCCGTTCAACTACACGGTGCCGGCCAGCAACCCGTACAACACGACGGGCGCGGCCACGCCGCTCACCTATGCGTTTCCGAACACGGTCGCGCAAAAGACCTGGGCCAACTACTGGCGGGCGGCCGCCGGCATCAAGGGGTCGTTCACGCTGCCGTACGGCGACTGGGACTGGGCGACGTCGGTCAGCCATTCGCAGAGCACGGTGTCGAACGTGTTCACGAACCAGCTGAACGTGAATGCGCTGAACAACATCTACCAGAACGGCACGCTGAATTTCGCGAACCCGGCCGCGACGCCGAACGCGTTCAACGGCCTCTATCAGGAGGCGAACAACCTCGGCATCTCGAAGCTCGACACGATCGATGCGACGCTGTCGACGCCGAACCTGTTCCATTTGCCGGCCGGCGACGTCGGCATCGGCTTCGGCGCGCAGTTCACGCACCAGAGCGAAACGCTGACGCCGGGTTCCGAGTACCTGAGCGGGGCCGTCATCACACCGGACCTCGAGACGGTGGATGGCCAGCGCAACGTCGCGGCCATCTATTACCAGATCAACATACCGATCATCGAAAACCTGACGTTCAGCCAGGCAGGCCGCTACGATCACTACACCGACGTGGGCGGCGCTTTCTCGCCGCGCTTCGCGTTGCGGTACCAGCCGATCAAGGCGCTCACGTTGTATACGTCGTACAACCGCGGCTTCCGCGCGCCGACCTTCGTCGAGGACAGCAAATCGCAGACGCTCGGCATCCAGGTCGATCCGGCCACCGGCCAGAACTACACGTCGATCACCGTCGGCAACCCGAACCTCGCGCCGGAGCGCACGCGTAACCTCAATATCGGCTTCCAGGTCTCGCCGAGCCGTTACACCGACCTCGGCTTCGACTGGTACAAGATCCGCATCGACAACGTGATCGGCCAGGGCAAGCCGTCGCAGGTCGTGACCGACCCGACGACCGGCCAGCTGCTGTACAAGGTGATTCCGTACCAGAACCTCGGCTACCTCGACACGAACGGCTTCGAAGGCACGTTCCGCCAGGGCTTGCCGCTGAAGGGCTGGGGCACGCTTACGCTGTCGGGCGACTGGGCCTACGTCAACAGCTACAAGATCGGCTTCCCGGGCGCCGCACCGGTCAACGGCGCGGGCAACAACTTCACGATCACGCAGCCGTTCGGCGGCAGCTTCCCGCGCTGGCGCGGCAACACGACGCTGGACTGGAACTACCGGAAGTTCGATGCGGCGCTGACGTGGCAGTTCACGGGCCCGTACGCGCAGAACCTGATGCCCGAGCCGAGCAAGGTCGGTTCGTACAGCCAGTTCAACCTGATGGTGACGTACACGGGCTTCAAGAACTGGACGATCTACGGCGGCATCGACAACCTCTTCAACCGCACGCCGCCGTACGACCCGATCTTCGCGAACGGCACGCTGAGCCAGAGCGGGTACGACACGTCGGTGTACTCGTACATCGGCCGGTTCGCGCAGGTCGGCGCGACGTACAAGTTCTGA
- a CDS encoding MotA/TolQ/ExbB proton channel family protein: MTKRSLAALAASILMSVAAIDGFVAPQLAHAQASGAAGTSAQAAAPSAAPAQAPAAAEPAPPPAPATTEAVENPYGLGALWKNGDFVARFVLILLVIMSMGSWYIMITKFVEQLRANRRAKLADAQLWSAPSLAEGAKLLDEASPFRFIAETAIEAGEHHDEALLEAVDRNTWIDVSVERSITNVSNRMQDGLAFLATVGSTAPFVGLFGTVWGIYHALTAIGIAGQASIDKVAGPVGEALIMTAIGLAVAVPAVLGYNFLVRRNKSVMERVRNFGAQLHTVLLAGNRRPVRASSPATASLAN, translated from the coding sequence ATGACGAAGCGTTCACTGGCCGCGCTGGCGGCAAGCATCCTGATGTCCGTCGCCGCAATCGACGGGTTCGTTGCACCGCAGCTCGCCCACGCGCAGGCAAGCGGCGCGGCCGGCACGTCGGCACAGGCCGCGGCGCCGTCGGCTGCGCCGGCGCAGGCTCCGGCCGCCGCCGAGCCGGCTCCGCCGCCCGCGCCGGCCACGACGGAAGCGGTCGAGAATCCGTACGGGCTCGGTGCGCTTTGGAAGAACGGCGATTTCGTCGCCCGTTTCGTGCTGATCCTGCTCGTGATCATGTCGATGGGAAGCTGGTACATCATGATCACGAAGTTCGTGGAGCAGTTGCGCGCCAATCGCCGCGCGAAGCTGGCGGACGCCCAGCTCTGGTCCGCACCGTCGCTGGCCGAGGGCGCCAAGCTGCTCGACGAGGCATCGCCGTTCCGCTTCATCGCCGAAACGGCGATCGAGGCCGGCGAGCATCATGACGAGGCGCTGCTGGAAGCAGTGGACCGCAATACGTGGATCGACGTGTCGGTCGAGCGCTCGATCACGAACGTGTCGAACCGGATGCAGGACGGGCTCGCCTTCCTCGCCACGGTGGGCTCCACCGCGCCGTTCGTCGGGCTGTTCGGCACGGTCTGGGGGATCTATCACGCGCTGACGGCCATCGGCATCGCCGGCCAGGCATCGATCGACAAGGTCGCCGGCCCGGTGGGCGAGGCGCTCATCATGACCGCAATCGGCCTCGCCGTCGCGGTGCCGGCGGTGCTCGGCTACAACTTCCTGGTTCGGCGCAACAAATCGGTGATGGAGCGGGTGCGCAACTTCGGTGCGCAACTGCACACGGTGCTGCTGGCCGGCAATCGGCGCCCGGTGCGCGCGTCGTCGCCGGCAACTGCGTCGCTTGCGAACTGA
- a CDS encoding tetratricopeptide repeat protein: MNPRRLKRMMAVAALGAAALLGRPALPADALRPDVAKPLAAAQELYRAHKYRDALGKIAQAAAVPNRTPYETTVVEEMRGAAAMAAGDSGTAAQAYESVLNSGRLSGEDEQRTTAALAGIYFQQKNYPLAIRVAQRYLKAGGSDPEMRTLLTQSYYLSNDCAPLVSQLKASTDAQANGGHAPDEGQLQMLASCAQKVKDGNAYRSALGLLVAYHPSPAYWDEMVTAIRGNPGYLPSLDLDIYRLRRATGSLSTAGAYMEMTQLALVAGSAAEGKQVIDQGFASGVLGKDAQADREKRLQTLAAKRAQSGADATTPAAPIDAGMNLVFEGHAQQGLSMMEQAIAKGGLEHPDAARLRLGEAYYVAGQKARAVQVLRTVKGTDGSGDLARLWTVVASR; encoded by the coding sequence ATGAACCCGCGACGACTGAAACGGATGATGGCGGTGGCGGCGCTCGGCGCGGCGGCCCTGCTCGGCCGCCCGGCGCTGCCGGCGGACGCGCTGCGGCCGGACGTGGCGAAACCGTTGGCGGCCGCGCAGGAGCTGTACCGGGCGCACAAGTATCGCGACGCGCTGGGCAAGATCGCCCAGGCGGCCGCCGTGCCGAACCGGACGCCGTACGAAACCACCGTGGTGGAAGAAATGCGCGGCGCGGCAGCGATGGCAGCCGGCGACTCGGGCACGGCCGCACAAGCCTACGAGAGCGTGCTGAACTCCGGCCGGCTGTCGGGCGAAGACGAGCAGCGGACCACGGCGGCGCTGGCCGGCATCTACTTCCAGCAGAAGAACTACCCGCTGGCGATCCGCGTCGCACAGCGCTACCTGAAGGCGGGTGGCTCGGATCCGGAAATGCGCACGCTGCTCACGCAGTCTTACTACCTGTCGAACGATTGCGCACCGCTCGTGAGCCAGTTGAAAGCGAGCACCGACGCGCAGGCGAATGGCGGACACGCACCGGATGAAGGGCAGTTGCAGATGCTGGCGAGCTGCGCGCAGAAAGTGAAGGACGGCAACGCATATCGCAGTGCGCTCGGACTGCTGGTGGCGTATCACCCGAGCCCCGCGTACTGGGACGAAATGGTCACGGCCATTCGCGGCAACCCCGGGTATCTACCGTCGCTCGACCTCGACATCTACCGGTTGCGACGGGCGACGGGCTCGCTCTCGACCGCCGGCGCATACATGGAAATGACGCAGCTCGCGCTGGTCGCGGGCTCGGCCGCCGAAGGCAAGCAGGTGATCGACCAGGGGTTCGCGTCCGGCGTACTCGGCAAGGACGCGCAGGCGGATCGCGAGAAGCGGCTGCAGACGCTCGCGGCGAAGCGCGCGCAATCGGGCGCAGACGCCACGACGCCGGCCGCGCCGATCGACGCGGGCATGAACCTCGTCTTCGAGGGCCATGCGCAGCAGGGGCTGTCGATGATGGAGCAGGCGATCGCGAAGGGCGGGCTCGAGCATCCCGATGCGGCGCGGCTGCGGCTCGGCGAGGCGTATTACGTGGCCGGCCAGAAGGCGCGTGCGGTCCAGGTGCTGCGCACGGTCAAGGGCACCGACGGTTCCGGTGATCTGGCACGGCTCTGGACGGTGGTGGCCTCACGGTAA
- a CDS encoding helix-turn-helix domain-containing protein, whose translation MALPPDESVLVAVSLGNKIRALRQRLKLTLDETSTIAGISKPFLSQVERGRATPSITSLVRIAKALGVTMQYFIDTPTEARSVCRGNALQYFQFTNSASRFARLTNPVDSRKLDAILVRMPAGQLPSEMTTHAGEEFVYVLRGQLALTLEDCTFTLNEGDTAHYESTMPHAWRNTADEEAVIVWVGTPRLF comes from the coding sequence ATGGCTTTGCCCCCTGATGAGTCGGTGCTCGTCGCCGTGTCGCTCGGCAACAAGATCCGGGCGCTGCGCCAGCGCCTGAAACTCACGCTCGACGAAACGTCGACGATCGCCGGCATTTCGAAGCCGTTCCTGTCGCAGGTCGAGCGCGGGCGGGCGACGCCGTCGATCACGTCGCTGGTGCGGATCGCGAAGGCGCTGGGCGTGACGATGCAGTACTTCATCGACACGCCGACGGAAGCGCGCTCGGTATGCCGCGGCAACGCGCTGCAGTATTTCCAGTTCACGAACTCGGCCAGCCGGTTCGCCAGGCTGACGAACCCGGTGGACAGTCGCAAGCTCGACGCGATTCTCGTCCGGATGCCGGCGGGGCAACTGCCGTCCGAGATGACGACGCATGCCGGCGAGGAGTTCGTCTACGTGTTGCGCGGGCAGTTGGCGCTGACGCTGGAGGATTGCACGTTCACGCTGAACGAGGGCGATACCGCGCATTACGAATCGACGATGCCGCATGCGTGGCGCAATACGGCCGACGAAGAGGCGGTGATCGTCTGGGTCGGTACGCCCAGGCTGTTCTAG
- a CDS encoding ExbD/TolR family protein, translating into MAMNVGQDDSDEVIANINTTPLVDVMLVLLIIFLITIPVVTHTIQLQLPKETVQPLQTTPKSIEIAVNRDGDFFWGEQLVDAQTLLAKLKDVSQQQPQPSVHVRGDQNTRYEFIGRVVTMCERAGIAKLSFITEPPARGG; encoded by the coding sequence ATGGCCATGAACGTCGGGCAGGACGATAGCGACGAGGTGATCGCCAACATCAACACGACGCCGCTCGTCGACGTGATGCTGGTGTTGCTGATCATCTTCCTGATCACGATTCCGGTCGTGACGCACACGATCCAGCTTCAGTTGCCGAAGGAGACGGTGCAGCCGCTGCAGACGACGCCGAAGAGCATCGAGATCGCGGTGAACCGCGACGGCGATTTCTTCTGGGGCGAGCAACTGGTGGACGCACAGACGCTGCTCGCGAAACTGAAGGACGTGTCGCAGCAGCAGCCGCAGCCGAGCGTCCACGTGCGGGGCGATCAGAACACGCGCTACGAGTTCATCGGTCGGGTGGTCACGATGTGCGAGCGCGCGGGGATCGCGAAGCTGTCGTTCATTACGGAGCCGCCGGCGCGCGGGGGATAG
- a CDS encoding ExbD/TolR family protein — MGMNVPSGGSNAEPEVMVDINTTPLIDVMLVLLIMLIITIPIQMHSVKMDLPVGNPPPPAAPPEIVQIDIDFDGTTTWNGAPVPDRATLESKLTQVAAEPVQAEIHLRPNKLVPYKDVAAVLASAQRVGATKIGLIGNEQFMQ, encoded by the coding sequence ATGGGAATGAATGTGCCTTCGGGCGGGAGCAATGCCGAACCGGAAGTGATGGTCGATATCAACACCACGCCGCTGATCGACGTGATGCTGGTGTTGCTGATCATGCTGATCATCACGATCCCGATTCAGATGCATTCGGTGAAGATGGACCTGCCGGTGGGGAATCCGCCGCCGCCGGCCGCGCCGCCGGAAATCGTGCAGATCGACATCGACTTCGACGGTACGACGACATGGAACGGCGCGCCGGTGCCGGACCGCGCGACGCTCGAGTCGAAACTGACCCAGGTGGCAGCGGAGCCCGTGCAGGCGGAGATCCATCTGCGCCCCAACAAGCTGGTGCCGTACAAGGACGTGGCCGCGGTGCTCGCCTCCGCGCAACGCGTGGGCGCGACCAAGATCGGCCTGATCGGTAACGAACAGTTCATGCAATGA